From Pleuronectes platessa chromosome 17, fPlePla1.1, whole genome shotgun sequence, one genomic window encodes:
- the smim8 gene encoding small integral membrane protein 8 — MSHKEDCKAKESPAEKSYRTPGFRGARTTTMFRAVNPELFIKPNKPVMMFGLVTITLCIGYLGYLHAMKENDQQLYETINSEGERCTRRKTSKWE, encoded by the exons ATGTCACATAAAGAGGACTGTAAAGCGAAGGAGAGTCCCGCGGAAAAAAGCTACAGGACGCCAGGGTTTAGGGGTGCGAGGACTACCACAATGTTCCGAGCGGTCAATCCTGAGCTCTTCATCAAACCT AATAAACCAGTGATGATGTTTGGACTGGTGACCATCACTCTATGTATTGGATACCTGGGCTATCTGCACGCAATGAAAGAGAATGACCAGCAGCTTTATGAAACCATCAACAGTGAAGGGGAGAGATGCACGAGGAGGAAGACGTCCAAATGGGAGTGA